In the Tetrapisispora phaffii CBS 4417 chromosome 7, complete genome genome, one interval contains:
- the TPHA0G01120 gene encoding uncharacterized protein (similar to Saccharomyces cerevisiae SFG1 (YOR315W); ancestral locus Anc_8.791) has product MVCSILSTPPQNKISKNLPPKKPSKKNRLRELNLRLSDKCSPSTSKQHKYVTISNNSSSVPQYLNVEDDSFETDGEEEIFSSTDSRLSSPFSDNLTSPFVTPAFELKNDSQISNVTLNLIELINTSSTHSKNNKELQQEQQQREEEEQHQRKIPCHRNSKPKKSILVLPKDHLNLLVGSSKGSLDDATIYATEINASITQSSFTLPLITSTHEKITIPVNSEIKKKYKNFKRACLIKFNGSDRLVHDDISTIVGDIDCDDDDDNEPDEALIQGFKYESKDNNSKNDDNQKEKILKTKCTKKLRWE; this is encoded by the coding sequence atggtATGTTCAATACTGTCTACTCCTccacaaaataaaatttcaaaaaatttgcCACCAAAGAAACCTtctaaaaaaaatagactTCGAGAACTAAACTTAAGACTATCTGATAAATGCTCACCATCGACGTCTAAACAACATAAATATGTGACAATATCCAATAACTCATCATCAGTACctcaatatttaaatgttgAAGACGACAGTTTCGAAACAGATGGggaagaagaaatttttaGCTCTACTGATTCAAGACTATCAAGTCCATTTTCTGATAACTTGACTTCACCATTTGTTACTCCTGcttttgaattgaaaaatgattcaCAAATTTCAAATGTAACATTAAACCTCATCGAATTGATAAATACTTCAAGTACTCACtctaaaaataacaaagaATTACAGCAAGAACAGCAACAGCGAGAGGAAGAGGAACAGcatcaaagaaaaataccATGTCATAGAAATAGTAAACCAAAAAAGTCTATTTTAGTTCTTCCTAAGGATCATTTAAATCTTCTTGTTGGATCTTCAAAAGGTTCTCTAGATGATGCCACAATATATGCTACAGAAATTAATGCTTCTATCACACAATCTTCATTTACTTTACCATTAATAACAAGCACACACgaaaaaattacaattcCAGTAAACtcagaaattaaaaaaaaatataagaacTTTAAAAGAGCTTGtttaatcaaattcaatGGTTCTGATAGGTTAGTACATGATGATATCAGTACCATTGTAGGTGATATTGACTGtgatgatgacgatgatAACGAACCAGATGAAGCTTTAATTCAAGGATTCAAATATGAATCAAAGGACAATAACtctaaaaatgatgataatcAGAAGGAAAAAATTCTAAAAACGAAATgtacaaaaaaattaagatGGGAATAA
- the SPS4 gene encoding Sps4p (similar to Saccharomyces cerevisiae SPS4 (YOR313C); ancestral locus Anc_8.790) — MSSNKVNAVSDIVDVKFSNGENFVSTINDKVAKHKKDIKHLKTIDHIQKYPLVQQTETALNNILVSRIVIEKTLPVAEYIIHSRPVEFFSPALIVPDTIANTSLNVTEKIVPSIKTKTYQRLGEEAMIPCVFVRKVNDSTIQFIDNKITDPNHQAIKRWRVYYNQYVNTNNKPLIRGTFDPLFSKLNKHLEKSWTKALENDNFINKNSYCCEFDKSIVLTINIIAQKTKDVNNKILSYPKNEINYVKKVNNTTIQKLEEENNFSLGNVFKVLKETVKTK, encoded by the coding sequence ATGAGTTCTAACAAAGTTAATGCAGTATCAGATATTGTGGATGTTAAATTCAGTAATGGTGAAAATTTTGTAAGCActattaatgataaagttGCAAAGCATaagaaagatattaaaCATCTAAAGACAATTGATCATATTCAAAAGTATCCTTTAGTGCAACAAACGGAGACGgctttgaataatattttagtcTCAAGAATAGTTATAGAAAAAACATTACCTGTTGCagaatatataattcattCAAGACCAGTCGAGTTCTTCTCACCAGCACTAATTGTTCCTGATACAATTGCAAATACCTCCCTTAACGTTACGGAAAAAATAGTCCCCTCTATAAAGACAAAGACATATCAAAGGTTAGGTGAGGAGGCCATGATACCTTGTGTATTTGTTCGTAAGGTTAATGACTCAACAATTCAGTTTATCGATAACAAAATTACCGACCCTAACCATCAAGCAATAAAGAGATGGAGAGTATATTACAACCAATACGTGAATACTAACAACAAACCATTGATAAGAGGCACGTTTGATCCATTGTTTagtaaattaaataagCATTTAGAAAAAAGTTGGACTAAAGCActagaaaatgataatttcattaataagAACAGCTACTGTTGTGAATTTGACAAATCCATTGTACttacaattaatattattgcTCAAAAGACTAAAgatgttaataataaaatattgagttatccaaaaaatgaaattaactATGTGAAAAAGGTCAATAACACAACTATTCAAAAGTTAGAGGAAGagaataatttttctttaggAAATGTCTTCAAAGTATTGAAAGAAACAG